The genomic stretch CCTCGGTGGTAAGATCGTCCGTCGCCAGTTCCGCTGTGCCGAACCTTCGCGATATAGCTTGCACACTGCATGCTAAGAATGCGGTtctgaaaataaatcattacgTATGATATCTGTCTCTATGAAAGCAAGGATGAGGCACTAGATTGTTAAGTTTGTTAATGCATAATGATAAAAGGACTTTATACTTTCAAGTCGATATcaaacattgttttcaaaaagtAGCAATTTTGATCACTGTCATTGTTAATGAGTATTTGTGTAGTTGAGAACGAATTTTATAATCACCATTAATATTTCACACCATGTGACCAAACCATATCGTAAAAACTCTGGACATTAAGAAAAGCTTTTTGTAGTTTTGTAGTTGttgctaattttttttttcatagtgcTTCTTCTGTAAACTTACTTGTAATGTAGTTCCCTAACTCCTAAAGCTTTAAGTCCCTTGATGCCCTCCATCTGCCCTTCATTGGCTTGTTTGGTCCTTGTTGTGAGCTCTGCTTTGGCTCCTGGCAGAGACAGGGACCCTACATCTGGAACTACTATGAGGGTTCCTGTGAAGTCATAGCGATCACCAGCctgaaacaatgaaaataatactcagtcattctttattttaatttttttgagtTTGAGATATGAATTCCCCGACTcactattattgtaatatacaGTGTGTATGAAATCATAAGATAAACTTTCattgttatgttattgataGGCAAATTTAAGGATTTTTCTTCTGATctgtgtttattaaaatgtggccattatatttttaaaataatttagcaaTACCAATGAGCACTATTAAAATGGTCTTTGACTCCAGTATCACTTTATGTGATTAGAAGGTATCATGCATGGTTGTTAATGCATTGTTGCATTGTAAATACTTAATTGACGTGACATTCTTACCTGCACTGATTCCACAGCTTCAGCCCTAAGGATTACTTCAAGTGACCTTGGTATACATCCTCTAGGCAGTTCTGCTTGTGTCTCCTGAATGCGAACCTTCTGGAAGTCAACAAACACAGACTTGTCTGCATCCAGCATGAACCTGCGGCGGTTGGCACACACAGGGTTACGGCAGATTGTTGGGATTGtgtactgaaataaaaacaacaattagttaataaatgaagcagagaataatattttaaaatctctttgatCTGTATGCTGGTCATAGATCTTACCACTATGCTGACTAAGTAcaagataaatattatgtgaGTAGGTATTGGGAGGGAGAGAGATAGGGATTATTGAGTCAAACCCAGCAATTTTCTATCAAAAGGAACATTCAGTACAAAAAAGTTTGTAGTAAAACAGCAAAGAATAGGCATCATTAACAACTGTACAGTGTACAAGATAGCATATTGAAACTCAATAATGATAAAGtttaactcaaataacttaaagTCGGAACATACCTTAAATTGTTGctcaacatttttaatgacaGTCTGACAATCGAGGCAAACAAATGTGCCCAAGACCAGCTCGGGATGTACAGGGTGGGTTCTCACAATCTGCCCTGAGATTCTGATCAATGTaccaggggccgaaacaagttccatgatcgaaaatactgattttactgaccaaaaattcaaaaatactgaccaaatactgaccatttccaaagcgttttttgggtgaatggtgtgagataaaaagcttattttcagttattggccTCCACCATCCCCATAGACAACCAGCACCGGGGTCATTCTCAGTTAAGAGGTAATATGATGTTAGAAGAGGCGGCatgacaaaaatgataaaaaattaatgtaGTATCAGTATTTTCTTACCAAAACACTTATTATCTTCATATCCAGACAACAGCCagacaaaatcttaattttttaccattttataactGACCAGGGGAGATACTGAGGACAGAGGAGGGACATTTATgttgtgttatgaaataaattacagtGGTAGTTTGAGAAtcaacttcatttttatttaatattaatcagaCTTAATTTCAACAGCCATCAGacttcactataaaataatctttcattcctacaaagcaacaaaaacatgacattatacgaaaatcaatttgtttgttcTCTAGGTGTCATTTCATTCACAGTTTTAATTAGTCCttcttttttcttatcatatttcttttgcTCTTTAATCTTTTGCTGTTCATATTTCAcagggtcattttttattttttggtatctcAGTCTTTCCGCTACACGTTTTTTTTCTAAGCGTTCTTTAcgcgtcattttttttcgtgccGCCATAATCTGTAACCAAAATATGGTAACTTGGCATCGACGTTTTTCTATAAGGTAACCGGGTTAAAAAGGACTGCTcctttacttattacaaaaacaataagagtTTCGAGGAACACTACCTGGTATGAGATATTTAGGATGAAAGCGACAATAAACACTCGTACaatcgacatttaaaataacaagatttatgtttaaactaaaaccaGACTAGGTAAATACACTCGGATACTAAATAATGGATAACTGCATCATAAGCAGGAAGCAGTTATCTCCCCTGAGCAGTAAGTATCTCCCCTGGTACCTTAAGCGGCAGGGGAAAGAAGACAGGGGAGATCCTATTTCGACAAAGAATCGATATAAAAGTCTAAATTTTTGAAACAAGTTATTAGACGGAAAGATTACGATTCTTTGCATACATTACAGTAATTCTAgcaagaaagtaaaatatttatgcttataataaagaataaaatcttaCCAGGGGAAAGAACACACTCACTGAACCACGACAGTTTTCACCAAGTGGCGTCTGTGTAATAGCGAACCATATGGCGGGCGCATTCGCGCCGACGGCTTGCTGTCAACTTCACGTTAGTAACTTTGTGCTCAAGGTCAGAATTTACGCGGCGAAATTAAAAGTCgtgagtttttaatgaaaacaaaacgccAGGGGAAGAGATGCTATATACGAGggacaaatttcaatattaaacattttatgaatatctaaatgttaccttttttatttttttcattgctttaatttagtttgtctagtttttaaataatacacaatttaatttatttaataatttaaagatagttaaaaatactaatttattaacatgatcGGTTAAAGGACAGACCAGGGGAGATAAATTTTTCATGTTTAAGGCGCTTTTgtgactaaattaaaaacatttcatcggTGAAATTTAGTGACCTTACAGAAGATACTGACTTTGATAATCTCACagctttatttcaaataaattatcaattaaaaatataaaaaaattcattgaCATTGAAATTACCTCATAACTTAGAACGACccaccgcctttttattgtgttaaatgtccaataacaaaaaatccttttggacaaaaacgccaataaactacaaaaattctaataaattcCATTAAACTCCAACAAACaccaaaatctatactaatattataaagctgaagagtttgtttgtttgtttgtttgtttgaacgcgccaatctcaggaactactgatccgatttgaaaaattctttcagtgttagatagcctatttattgaggaaggttataggctatatatcatcacgctacggcagTAGCaataggagtggagtagcaacgagaaatgttacagaaacgaggaaaattatgacgcattctctcttatgtgacgcaagcgaagttgcgcgggtcagctagtctctaaTAAACTTCccgtcttacgaattttcgatcaggtcttacgaattttcgatcaagtcttacgagttttcgatcaggtcttacgaattttcgatcaggtcttacgagttttcgatcaggtcttacgaattttcgatcaggtcttacgaattttcgatcaggtcttacgaattttcgatcaggtcttacgaattttcgatcaggtcttacgaatttttgaTTAGTCTTATGAATTTTCGttgaggtcttacgaattttcgatgaggttttacgaattttcgatgaggtctaacgaattttcgatgaggacttaagatttttttacgagTTGAGAAGTTTTTACCCATTCCAAAAAAGTGCACAACGCTGCTAAACACGTATTCACTccaaatatattgatttaaaacagaTGCTATTTTTgaggtcatgtgatgcttcaatatatgtgtacgtagatcatccacatatACAGAgtatccaaagcagccctcagaTATCATCACTggacaaatcgagaatgtaagattagccaacagcagaggaaaactaaaaaaatatattgaatttggaaaaatactgacaatactgaccgattttcgaaaatactgacttttactgaccaggtccaaaaatactgacttttactgactttactgacctgtttcggcccctgatgTACCAATCTTTGCCGTAGTCAACTCTCTCACTTTATGTCTAGTTGGCACATCAACAAATGAAACATAACACTCCTTATCCTGCAAATCTTTCTTCATGCCACTGTCAGCAAGACTcaaaacataattcaaaatAGCTTGATTCAAAAATGGATAGATTCTGTAATATTCTTCAATAATAGTAGTTGCAAGATTCTGATTGTATTTCTCAACATCATCAAAACTGACTTCCAATGTGCTCAGTTCAGGTTTGAGGAGTTCTTTAGCGTTTTTCTCGTATTTAATCTCATTATCTTCTTTGAacctgtaaacaaaaatattatgttacacaTAACCTCATTTGTGTTTATTCCATGGTCTATTCCAATACCTCTCTGCGGCATTGGCTTGGAACATggacaaattaatatttaagtgaGGATAAAGTTTTTAGATTTATAGATATGTACTTACTCTTCTAAGAAATCCTGAAAAAGCTTCTGGCATCGTACTCCTACTTCATCTTTCACCTGGCTTTGTGTGGCGTATGTGTCGGCTACATCCATTTTTCTTActtaaatatgttatattatcaCAAAAGTCTTTTCACCTTATCACTTAACAACGATAAATGCACTAAACTAATAACACATTTTGATTCAAACAACAAAGAAATACGTTAATTTGCAACCGCTTCCTACGTTCATTGGCACTCTCGTTGGTTGCGACTATTTTGTCAAATTATAACAACAAtgagtttacaaaatatttagaattcaAGACTCGTTTACAATGAAGATTATATGACTTATTAGTTATTTTCTCTACTTCTCATAAATTGCGCGAAAGAAGACGAGTAAGACAACACGATTCGATGCATATTTGACATGCCACTTTTTTAGTGTTTTGGCGGGAGTTTATTATCAACCGTCTAACAAGTTAACAAAGCTTTTACAATTTGCAAtttaagaaaacaatttataaatcaaattatttagcTAACAATGGTCATTTAACTATTAAAAAGGCTTCTTATAGTATAGCCATAACACTGCGGTATTCGCGGTTAATAATGcgattaataacattttattcacATCATTTGTTACTGTGGCCATCCAGTTTTGAACGAAAGTCACGTTGTCAATTTGACATCTTATTAATGACAAAACATAACCTTAAACAgaagtaattaattacttttgattacaatttacgtgtaaaaaagtttattacttTGAGAAAATGACTGAAGCGCGAGTTGGCTTCTTGTATAATATTGCTGCTGCCGTTGCCAAACCCCAAAACAATGAAACTCATGAGATACTGCGAAGTTATTACTTGTAAGTGCCGAATgatagtttagtttaattaaaactacttatatagtgcattttttaaatgctattgatGTTTACTTACAGGATGCGCTGCAAAAATATTACTCGAGGTTATGGCCTTCCTGATAAACATTTTTCAGCTAAAGTAAGGTGTCGGAAATGTTGTATTCAATGGACAAATAATACCGAAGTGAaggtatgttataaataattttgtttgcatTAAGGTACGATAAgggtttataaattataaacaatttaaaaaatatatactttattctGCAGGTTAGACCTATTAAGCTAAGTCGCAGGCAGAAACAAAGATTGAAGTCTAAGAAAATAGTTAATAATAGGAAAGAATATGTTAGAAAAAGGAAAGATTTACTGATCAGTAATGAAGTAGTAAGTATTCCAAGTGACCTCTTttatagtacatattattagttgtttagctactgtattttaatatttctattgatTTTCAGGAACAAATCTGctcattttgtaaaaatagcaCAATTACAACTGTCCTGAAACCCCAGAAACAAGCTTTATTaactcaaacaaaaatagatGAGAAAGCTTCTACAAATGAGCCTAGCATTCCtcaaatatctaataaaaaagCTAAAGCTGATGCAAAGAAGAAAGTAGAGGTTAATGTTTATGCAAATGCCATGGATGTGTTTTCATTGCAAAATAAGAACAACACACTGGCCAGCACTATTAAAGAAAAGCCTAAAGTAATAAgcaacaataaaaagaaaaaagataagTTTGCAGGTCTATGCCAAAAGGCAGTATTAGCCTCAGCCAAActaaaagaacaaaataaaaaacaaaacagcttaaatttatttctaaaaccctCTTCTacacaataaatgtttttaaaacaatgagatcttatttatttcttctgccTTATGATTATAACATGTATATCCATCACATTTGTATTGGTATGACCAGTGATCACATGGAGGGAACCATTTTTGAACTTCTTATAGAAGTTGTAAGAATCATTGTCATCcaagtatttttgtacatttaatttcTCTTGTTTAGCTTCCATAATTAAGTCCAGGTAGCCTATAGCTCCAGCAGCATCTGTAGGTCCATCTATGCCATCAGTCCCAGCACTCAGAAAGTGTATATCAAAGTGATCAAATTCACTCTTAATATGATCAATGTAGTTTGAGAATTCTAATGCCAATTGTTGATTTCTACCCCCTATTCCTTTGCCATTCACCTTAACTGTAATTTCACCTCCAAGGACAAGGCACAAATCTTTTCCTTTCATTGAATTGTCTACCATATTAGTATTCAGGCCTGGAATATGGCAAGACTTCAAGTTTAATTTCAAGTCTTCTAGAGTAAATTCTCCTTTCAAAAATGAGCAGAAGAGTTTAGTTAGTATAGCATATTCAGATGCTATAACATTTACATCACCTGTCACTGTATCAGACAGGCCAATGGCACAATAATTCATGTTCCTTGCTTCTTCTAAGGCAGTTGCTATACTTATCTTATTGGACCCAATCACATGGTTTCTTACTTTATTCTTTGGAAATTGTTCCTTATTGTCTGacttatttaaaactgttttaattgaCTTTGGAAGCCCTTCAAATAACTTATACTTATTTAGAATGTAGGCAGCTTTTGTGGGGTCATCTTGGTTCTCTGTTGTAGGCCCACTTGCTATCAAATCTAATGGATCACCAACAATATCTGAGAGCACTAAGGAGACAACTTGAGCTGGTTGGGCAATTACAGCTAATTGACCTCCTTTCAAGTCTGAGAGCCTCTTTCTTACAGTATTCAGTTCTTTTATGTCAGCCCCAGAGTTAGCaagattttttatcaaatctGTTTTTTCCTTCAGTGTTATTGGTGGTTTTGGTAAAGACAATAATGCAGAACCACCCCCAGATATCAACACTAAAAGTAAATCATCTGCTCCCAGTTTAGCAACAAGATCCTTAATTTTTATGGCAGTTGCCTCTGAATTTGCATCTGGGAGATTGTTTTTCGCTCCTTCgtagtaaaatatattcttcTGTGTTTTCGAGCTGGAGCTCCCCACCGGAATACTAATTAtaccttgttttattttagtactcAAAATACTTTCAATTTCAATAGCCATATTTTGAACAGCTTTCCCAGTGCCGATTAAGtacacatttttgttttgtaagctAAAATTTTCGCCAGCTATAGTTAATTGCTGGCTAATGTTATTGTATTTCACGGATCTCTTTATAAGATTTTCTGGAAGCACTGCAGACACActacttttaaatattctaagTAAATCACTCACTATTGAACGAgtcatttttgtaaataattaatgtagcCTGTAATTAAGTTAGAGCTGCCACCGACACaggattaaaattaaacttgaaaGATAACAATGTCAAAAGTTATCGTCTTATCAATAAATGTCACTGTCAGACAGTGACCAATAACAGCTGAGATATTTGGCGGCAAAAATATGGTTGCGTTCCCTTTTACATTGTCGTGTACTATGTAAATAACTAAGTCAGATCTTAAAACTTAACTAATTTCACGTTTCTGTTCTATAATGGTAtggtaaaagaaaaaatagattGGTCAGAGTGTGTAATTTTAcgaacttttattattttttgaaccTCTAggctttaatttaattttccgTATTCGGGAGAAACTGAACGTATATTTTGCACTGGGTTCATGTTGCGACAAGTCCCGGAAAAGTTTAAAATTCCAGACAAACACAATGCGAAATGTATAATTCGCGTTGTTatgaatttgttatattttacttatatctATGGATATATTAGATATCCCTGTTTGTGtatcacaatattttgtaaacaaacaaaatgtgagGTCGTttggaaatataataaaatggaaatatttgAGAAAACAATCTGAAGAATCATGTTTTGTAAAACTTATATTTGAAGATAATAGTTTGGTAAGTGAGTTTCCTGATGATTTTCTCCGTATACTATCATGCATAAGGACAAACCTGAGAAATAACTCCAAAGAAGactttagaaattattttccaAAAGAAGAATCTCTTAGTTTACAGCCTgtcgataaaaaatatgttttcaccAATTGTTGGAAAGCATTGTGCGAGATTGTGCCTAGACAGTTTTTTGGTTGCAACCAGAATAGTAAGATAATGAAGAACTTAGTTCTGGCTGTTGTTTATTCTATGAAAAGGCAATGTATAATGCTTGACAAAGTTCTCTCAAAGTGGGATATGTCGGTATTACCATGGAAAGCTATAC from Anticarsia gemmatalis isolate Benzon Research Colony breed Stoneville strain chromosome 24, ilAntGemm2 primary, whole genome shotgun sequence encodes the following:
- the LOC142983440 gene encoding uncharacterized protein LOC142983440, whose translation is MTEARVGFLYNIAAAVAKPQNNETHEILRSYYLMRCKNITRGYGLPDKHFSAKVRCRKCCIQWTNNTEVKVRPIKLSRRQKQRLKSKKIVNNRKEYVRKRKDLLISNEVEQICSFCKNSTITTVLKPQKQALLTQTKIDEKASTNEPSIPQISNKKAKADAKKKVEVNVYANAMDVFSLQNKNNTLASTIKEKPKVISNNKKKKDKFAGLCQKAVLASAKLKEQNKKQNSLNLFLKPSSTQ
- the LOC142983439 gene encoding glycerate kinase, yielding MTRSIVSDLLRIFKSSVSAVLPENLIKRSVKYNNISQQLTIAGENFSLQNKNVYLIGTGKAVQNMAIEIESILSTKIKQGIISIPVGSSSSKTQKNIFYYEGAKNNLPDANSEATAIKIKDLVAKLGADDLLLVLISGGGSALLSLPKPPITLKEKTDLIKNLANSGADIKELNTVRKRLSDLKGGQLAVIAQPAQVVSLVLSDIVGDPLDLIASGPTTENQDDPTKAAYILNKYKLFEGLPKSIKTVLNKSDNKEQFPKNKVRNHVIGSNKISIATALEEARNMNYCAIGLSDTVTGDVNVIASEYAILTKLFCSFLKGEFTLEDLKLNLKSCHIPGLNTNMVDNSMKGKDLCLVLGGEITVKVNGKGIGGRNQQLALEFSNYIDHIKSEFDHFDIHFLSAGTDGIDGPTDAAGAIGYLDLIMEAKQEKLNVQKYLDDNDSYNFYKKFKNGSLHVITGHTNTNVMDIHVIIIRQKK